From Micrococcus porci, one genomic window encodes:
- a CDS encoding VOC family protein yields the protein MDTQNAPVARLAMITLDAPDAAALGTFYQAVLGWPVAYEGDGVVMLAGPGGVNLGIGTVEDYTAPRWPDTGRKQYHLDLAAEDVAAAAARCVALGATRPDHQPGETWTVLLDPAGHPFCVTDAANWG from the coding sequence ATGGACACGCAGAACGCACCCGTCGCACGCCTCGCCATGATCACCCTCGACGCACCGGACGCCGCGGCGCTCGGCACCTTCTACCAGGCCGTCCTCGGCTGGCCCGTGGCCTATGAGGGCGACGGCGTCGTCATGCTCGCCGGCCCCGGCGGAGTGAACCTCGGCATCGGAACGGTCGAGGACTACACCGCTCCTCGGTGGCCGGACACCGGCCGCAAGCAGTACCACCTCGATCTGGCGGCCGAGGACGTCGCCGCCGCCGCGGCGCGCTGCGTGGCCCTCGGGGCGACCCGCCCCGACCACCAGCCCGGCGAGACCTGGACCGTGCTGCTGGATCCGGCCGGCCACCCCTTCTGCGTCACGGACGCCGCGAACTGGGGCTGA